One window from the genome of Dyadobacter sp. CECT 9275 encodes:
- a CDS encoding ABC transporter permease, producing MKLFYTELMKLKNTFALWLTILGALFMPVLLLSAYLISTKEFVPASGTNPWHEYLLRTFNGNCLFSTGFILLIIGLILNVEHKAHSWKHLFTLPVSRAKLYFVKLTFIFTTILVFIILYFVFAISMGHFLGIVKTELKFSEFGVPSGYILKFITDFFVSIIPMVIIQYWISIRMENLVTSLGLGLLGLLLGLLFKNGPYIIFFPYGMPFQVWNYPLTDSIILPKFLWIAVLYTLLLITLSYNDFTKKFRA from the coding sequence ATGAAATTGTTTTATACTGAGTTAATGAAGCTCAAGAATACATTTGCCCTTTGGCTCACAATACTGGGTGCGCTGTTTATGCCGGTTTTATTACTGTCCGCCTATCTCATTAGCACAAAGGAGTTTGTACCCGCGTCAGGTACAAATCCGTGGCATGAATATCTGCTCAGAACCTTCAATGGAAACTGCCTTTTTTCCACTGGTTTTATATTATTAATCATCGGGCTCATTTTGAATGTCGAGCATAAAGCCCATAGTTGGAAACATCTTTTTACGTTACCGGTATCCAGGGCAAAGCTCTATTTTGTCAAACTCACATTCATTTTTACAACAATTCTTGTATTCATCATTCTGTACTTCGTTTTCGCTATTTCCATGGGTCATTTCTTAGGAATAGTAAAAACAGAATTAAAATTCTCCGAATTTGGCGTTCCCAGTGGGTATATATTAAAATTTATCACGGACTTTTTTGTTTCGATCATTCCTATGGTTATCATTCAGTACTGGATATCAATAAGGATGGAGAATCTTGTCACTTCTCTGGGACTTGGATTATTAGGGTTGCTATTGGGATTACTGTTTAAAAACGGTCCCTATATTATTTTCTTTCCTTATGGGATGCCATTTCAGGTATGGAATTATCCTTTGACAGACAGTATCATACTACCAAAATTTCTCTGGATTGCTGTACTATATACATTGTTATTGATCACCCTAAGTTATAATGATTTTACAAAGAAATTCCGTGCCTGA